Proteins found in one Aerosakkonema funiforme FACHB-1375 genomic segment:
- a CDS encoding type ISP restriction/modification enzyme has translation MAKIYHADLWGSREDKYRYLQEHDITTIEWTEIFPQSPLYLFIPQDKDLRTEYEAGWKITEIMPVNSTGVKTHRDHFVFDFDLSELQKRIEKFRDLNISDREISETYELQDTRDWKLSQRRRSLKSNSDWESFFTQCLYRPFDWRAYYHHEDVVELPRYEVTRHLLEENNLSLCTTRQVNSEFKHIFCTKYPVTDCTVSVATRERTYLFPLYLYPDPRNSQKSLFESNEIETNLAQKFVHAIREKLGYIPTPEAIFYYIYAIFHSPTYRQRYAEFLKIDFPRVPLTSSDRLFKDLGAKGEALVDLHLMKSKKLNKLITKMDGDGDNAVTEVTYKPAEQRIYINRNRYFEGITPNVWEFNIGGYQVLDKWLKDRKKARRTLSFDDVLHYQKVVIALKETMQIMQEIDRLIPGFPIE, from the coding sequence GAGCATGATATTACTACCATTGAATGGACAGAAATCTTTCCTCAATCACCGCTCTATCTTTTCATACCTCAAGACAAAGATTTGCGTACAGAGTACGAAGCTGGCTGGAAAATTACTGAAATTATGCCAGTCAACTCAACAGGAGTCAAAACTCATCGAGATCATTTTGTGTTTGATTTTGATTTATCAGAACTCCAAAAACGCATAGAAAAATTTAGAGACTTAAACATTTCAGATCGAGAAATTAGCGAAACCTATGAGCTTCAAGATACGAGAGATTGGAAGTTAAGCCAAAGACGGCGCTCTCTAAAATCAAACTCTGATTGGGAAAGCTTTTTTACACAATGTCTTTATCGTCCATTTGACTGGAGGGCATATTATCACCATGAAGATGTAGTTGAACTTCCTAGATACGAAGTTACACGACATCTTCTTGAAGAAAATAATTTGAGCTTATGTACGACCCGTCAAGTAAATAGTGAATTTAAGCATATATTTTGTACTAAGTATCCCGTTACAGACTGTACAGTTTCAGTAGCTACGCGAGAACGTACTTATTTATTTCCATTGTATTTGTATCCTGACCCCAGGAATTCACAAAAATCCCTTTTTGAAAGTAATGAAATCGAAACTAACCTAGCTCAGAAGTTTGTTCATGCCATTCGAGAGAAGCTTGGTTACATTCCCACTCCAGAAGCAATCTTTTACTATATCTACGCTATCTTCCATAGCCCCACCTATCGCCAACGCTACGCCGAATTTCTCAAAATCGACTTTCCCCGTGTACCGTTAACCAGCAGCGATCGGCTATTCAAAGACCTGGGGGCAAAAGGTGAGGCGTTGGTAGACCTGCACCTGATGAAATCGAAGAAACTCAATAAGCTGATTACTAAAATGGATGGCGATGGCGACAATGCCGTTACTGAAGTTACCTATAAACCCGCAGAACAAAGAATTTATATCAACAGAAACCGCTATTTTGAAGGCATCACACCCAACGTATGGGAATTTAATATTGGTGGTTATCAGGTATTAGATAAATGGCTGAAGGATCGCAAGAAAGCCAGACGCACCTTATCCTTTGATGATGTATTGCACTATCAAAAAGTCGTGATTGCCCTCAAAGAAACCATGCAGATAATGCAAGAGATCGATCGATTGATTCCCGGTTTTCCGATCGAGTAG
- a CDS encoding cytochrome b — protein sequence MTVAQIRSKKGKKKTDAQNLWFLHWLMAACFLVLFATGAYMTDLPEEVTYGESLYGFHKTLGVVVMSILLARIFVLLRVIQHKYRRRQPNLTGEWLKTFAFHTILYIFMLFVPLSGYFCTNSHGYDVVIFGTGIALPDLFPENKALADFSTSLHFWLSYTFLATIAVHAIDQWKYLRAQMRRLYKALISQKSKINSQN from the coding sequence GTGACTGTTGCCCAGATTAGAAGTAAAAAAGGCAAAAAAAAGACCGATGCTCAGAATTTATGGTTTTTACATTGGTTAATGGCCGCCTGCTTTCTCGTGCTTTTTGCCACTGGCGCTTACATGACCGATTTGCCAGAGGAAGTAACGTATGGGGAGTCTTTATACGGATTCCATAAGACGCTTGGGGTAGTGGTGATGAGTATACTGCTGGCCAGAATTTTTGTGCTGCTGCGCGTCATCCAACACAAGTATAGGCGGCGTCAGCCCAATTTGACCGGGGAATGGCTGAAAACATTTGCTTTTCATACAATTCTCTACATTTTTATGCTGTTCGTTCCCCTAAGCGGCTATTTTTGTACCAACTCTCATGGCTACGATGTAGTTATATTTGGCACTGGTATTGCTTTGCCAGACTTATTTCCAGAAAACAAAGCACTGGCCGATTTCAGCACCAGTCTGCATTTTTGGCTGTCTTACACATTTTTGGCGACGATCGCAGTCCATGCGATCGACCAATGGAAATACTTGCGGGCGCAAATGCGACGTTTGTACAAAGCGTTGATAAGTCAAAAGTCAAAAATCAACAGTCAAAATTAA
- a CDS encoding thylakoid membrane photosystem I accumulation factor has product MRSVFLNYWRRLFASWLLTLVAVLSCLLLIGTPPALAGINDDYFEGNVFVLYGGNGSLVPPKVTLAQSLQADKPTLLVFYVDDSKDCKQYAVVVSRLQAFYGRAADFIPVSVDSIPAKSTYETTEPGYYYKGFVPQVVLLDRSGKEVLNEKGQVPFERVDDVFRELFNLQPRSQSVQLKPRLVNEFSTELAE; this is encoded by the coding sequence GTGAGATCGGTTTTTCTGAATTACTGGCGAAGGCTTTTTGCCAGCTGGCTGCTGACGCTGGTAGCAGTCCTGAGTTGTTTGTTACTCATCGGCACGCCACCTGCTTTAGCGGGTATCAACGACGATTACTTTGAGGGCAATGTGTTTGTCCTTTATGGCGGGAATGGTTCCTTAGTGCCGCCAAAAGTGACTTTGGCACAATCTTTGCAGGCAGATAAGCCGACTTTGTTGGTGTTCTATGTAGATGACAGCAAGGATTGCAAGCAATATGCTGTTGTGGTTTCCCGACTGCAAGCATTTTACGGTCGGGCGGCAGATTTTATCCCCGTTAGCGTGGATAGTATCCCAGCCAAATCTACCTACGAAACGACGGAACCTGGGTATTACTACAAAGGTTTTGTACCTCAAGTTGTCTTACTCGATCGATCGGGTAAGGAAGTTCTCAATGAGAAGGGACAAGTGCCGTTTGAGCGGGTAGACGATGTTTTCCGCGAACTGTTTAACTTGCAACCTCGATCGCAATCTGTACAATTGAAACCGCGATTGGTGAATGAGTTCAGTACGGAACTCGCCGAATAA
- a CDS encoding M23 family metallopeptidase produces the protein MQFAFLTIPAMKKSFLVTALLVFFLALLPACFGKENTSNAATAFKLKLPIDCTLGQNCFIMHYVDRDPSPAEVDFGCGRQTYNDHTGTDFAIPDERAMAAGVAVKAAAAGKVLRVRDGVSDRRVADETDKANVQGRECGNGVVIDHGNGWQTQYCHLRNGSVVAKPDTAVAAGTVLGMVGESGLASFPHVHLTVRYQNKVVDPFVGANAGTGCRVDRKPLWEQPLSYVPTGLVRSGFATEAPTMNAIWEGRFSETELSHNSPALIFWVQTYGVLQGDRQEFQLTAPDGKPFAVRKQDLAQPSRAWLSYVGKKASANQPLSPGVWRGEYRLIRNGKVLIDVKREVRMR, from the coding sequence ATGCAATTCGCCTTTTTAACTATTCCTGCCATGAAAAAATCTTTTCTCGTCACCGCACTTCTTGTTTTCTTCCTGGCACTCCTTCCCGCGTGCTTCGGTAAAGAAAACACCTCTAACGCCGCAACTGCCTTCAAACTGAAGCTGCCGATCGACTGCACGCTCGGTCAAAACTGCTTTATCATGCACTACGTAGACCGCGACCCCAGCCCAGCAGAAGTCGATTTTGGCTGCGGTCGCCAAACTTACAACGATCACACCGGTACGGACTTTGCGATTCCAGATGAACGGGCGATGGCAGCAGGCGTAGCCGTCAAAGCAGCCGCTGCCGGTAAAGTCCTCCGAGTTAGGGACGGAGTGAGCGATCGCAGAGTCGCCGATGAAACCGATAAAGCCAACGTTCAAGGTAGAGAATGCGGTAACGGAGTTGTGATTGACCACGGCAACGGTTGGCAAACACAGTACTGTCACCTCCGCAACGGCAGCGTTGTTGCCAAACCGGATACCGCAGTCGCTGCCGGTACGGTGTTGGGTATGGTAGGAGAATCCGGTTTAGCTTCCTTCCCTCACGTTCATTTGACCGTTCGCTACCAGAATAAAGTTGTAGACCCGTTTGTGGGTGCCAATGCTGGGACTGGTTGTCGAGTCGATCGCAAACCTTTATGGGAACAGCCTCTGAGTTACGTTCCCACAGGTCTGGTGCGATCGGGTTTTGCCACCGAAGCACCAACTATGAACGCTATCTGGGAAGGACGCTTTTCGGAAACAGAACTTTCTCACAACAGTCCGGCGCTGATTTTTTGGGTGCAAACATATGGAGTGCTTCAGGGCGATCGACAAGAATTTCAACTTACCGCACCCGACGGTAAACCTTTCGCCGTCCGCAAACAAGACCTCGCTCAGCCCAGTCGAGCTTGGTTGAGCTATGTTGGCAAAAAGGCGTCCGCCAATCAACCGTTATCGCCTGGTGTTTGGCGAGGAGAATATCGCCTGATCCGTAATGGTAAGGTACTGATTGACGTGAAGCGAGAAGTGCGAATGCGCTGA